Genomic segment of Gasterosteus aculeatus chromosome 4, fGasAcu3.hap1.1, whole genome shotgun sequence:
AGCCTGGTACCCCATTCtcttttaaatatacattataGGAGGGCTGAGTGAATTTAGGGGGGTTATCGTTCACATCAGTGATGCTGACAGGTATGATTTTTTTACTGGATAGAGGAGGAGAACCTGAGTCAAGGGCTGTTATCTCAATATTATATTCCGAGATATTTTCTCTATTCAAAACACCACTTGTAACTAGGGCGTAATTTTGAGAAAACGATGCTTTTAGCGAGAATGGGCAGTTCTTGGGGAGCTGTAGTGTTACTTTTCCATTAAAACCAGAGTCAAGATCTCTGGCACTGAGCAACGCTACAACGGTGCCATTCGGCGAGTCTTCTCGCAGTGGCTTTGGATGAGAGGTGAGTATTATTTCTGGTGCATTGTCGTTAACATCTAAAACTTCAACATGGACAGTACAATGCCCCTCCATCCTCGGACTGCCTTTATCTTTTGCACTGATGTCTAATTCATAATTTGGAGTATTTTCGAAATCTAATTTTCCTTTAAGAAATATTGTCCCCGATATATGGTCAATATCAAAGACAGAAAGCACTGTATCTAATGTGTGCGCTCCAAATGAGTATTCTATCTCACCGTTTTGACCCTCGTCCACGTCTGTCGCTTTCGTTTGTACTATTAATGCACCATCCGCAGCATTTTCGCTAATGGATACTTTATACAACGTTTTCTCAAAAACGGGAACGTTATCGTTATTGTCAAGGACTCTAATAGACAGCTGAGCGGTCCCCGATTTCACTGGGTTTGCTCCATCTAGAGCTGTTAACAAAAGGTTATGAACAGCCTTTTTTTCTCGATCCAAATTTTTAGCTAAAATCAATTCCGGGACTTTCCTTCCACCAGCAAGTTCTTTAACTCTAATATTGAAACATTCGTCTTTACCGAGAGTGTACGACTTCAATGAATTACTGCCGACATCCGGGTCTATGGCGCCTTCTAAAGGAAAACGAACTCCTAAACCGATAGATTCCGCAACCTCTAATGTGATATAATTTGATGGAAATCTAGGGGCATTATCATTAATGTCTAGTATTTCTACCTCAACGCGAAACAGTTGTAACGGGTCGTCAATTACGACCTGCAGAGGTAACACACAGCTGACGCTTTGTTCACATAGAGTCTCTCTGTCTATTCTGTCATTCACCACCAGCTCGCCCTTCCCCGCATCGACACTGAAATACTGCTTACCCGCCTCAGAAGAGACTCGCAGTTTACGATCAAATATCTCCGATAGTCCCAAACCCAGATCTTTGGCTAGATTTCCAACCACAGAGCCCTGTTTCAGTTCTTCCGGGATGCTGTATCGAGTCTGTCCGTTTATTGTACTCCACAGGAGGAAGAAATAATGCCACCAAAGCGCCTGCCATCTCCAGTCTCGGTATCCCATTGTCTTTGTCATCCTTGGTCCGCTACAACATATCAATTCCAATCGGCATGTCGTAAAAAAATGAAGTTGAAATCCATCATGGTAGGTTTTCTTTCAATACATGATATCCCACAATTACTGCGCATTCCTGTAAACTGAATTATacgaataaaataaaatatgggcTCATTGCTGTCTCTTTCCTTCTGCTCATTGCATTGAAAGGTTTACGGCGCTGAGCCTACATGGGGGCAGGGACTCGATCTCTTTGTACAGTTCTGAATCCTATTGGTGCACAGCATCTTCTTCCACCATCCAATGAGAGGGAAACTAATCATCACTCTTAAAGCCACAGTACCTACTCACGTTGTGCCCCATCACTTTAACCGATGGAATTTGTTTTGAGTCTAATGCAACGTCACAAACTACGAATACacaatatgaatataatatCATTATTACACTACTAGCAGTAAAAACAGAGtgaaaacaaactaaataaaaggaTCAAACATCAGTTGTTAACACATTTATTCTCCACAGGTCCAGAGTGCTtaattcaaccaatcacaaaaAATTCGCACACATATTCTATGTTGTATTCAACTACCATTCGCTGTCCCCCTTCATGGTGCTGGAATATTCATAATTGTGTGACAAAAATTACAATGTCTCAAACATATTTATTAACAGTTTCTGCAGGCACTCCTCTATGACCTTTTAACTATTTAAAGCAGACATAACACTAATTTACCAATGGGGAAACTATATAAATATTCTATTTAGCAACTCAGAGAAAATAAATTTTGAATCAATTAATTTGTTTTGCTCACCTGCTGGCTCTCAAAGGTCCAGGTGCTGTCGGGTAGAGACGCATCCAGAACACTGATCACCTCGTTAAAGTCAGTGGTGCTACTGGGTTTGATCATAGTGAAATCACTGTACTCTGACATTGGAGACATTGGAGACATGCAGGACCTGAAGGACTGACTCTGAGACAACATGTCTCCTCCCAGGACCTCCACGTACTTTATAGGTCCATCAGTGTTGAGCTgaatctgcaggtttctgtTGGGGTTCTTGTAATCATCACAGTCAGTCCTTCCCATGCAGCAACTACCGCTGCTTCTGCTGTTCCTCACGCATTTAACCGCTAAGATGAGAAAAGTCAGCAGAGACAGCACGGACACCGAGGCCAGAGAGAGAATCAAATAAAGAGTTATTCTCCCAGTTTTCTTGCTGGGCTCGTGCAGTTTATGTCGGAGGTCTAATATGGGCTCATGTaggccgtcctccagcaggATGGACACCGTAGCGGTGGCGGACTGGACTGGTTCTCCGTCGTCCTTGATCTCTATAAGCAGCCTCTGAGAGGAGTCGTCCTGCTCGGACACGGCGCGTTTGGTCCTCACCTCCCCTGTGTACATATTGACAGCGAACAGAGAGGCGTCTGTGGCTTCCGCCAGTTTGTAGGAGATCCAGGCGTTGTGGCCCGAGTCAGCGTCCACGGCCGTCACCTTGGTAACCAGGTGACCCGCTTTAGCGGAGCGGGGCATCCTCTGATGAGAGAGGGAGCCCAGGGCAGCGGAGGAGGGGTAAATAACCGCGGGGgcgttgtcgttctggtccAGGATAAAAACATGGACGGTGGCGTTGCTGCTGAGAGACGGAGAGCCCTGATCCTTTGCCTGAACCTGAATCTGGAGCACCTTCAGTTTCTCATAGTCAAACGAGTGCATGCTGTAGATGCTGCCGTTATCTGCATTAATGTAAACATACGATGAGACTGAAACACCTTGCACTTTGGAGTCCAATATAGAGTAGGAGATCTTTGAGTTTTCACCCAAATCAGTATCAGCTGCTGACACTGAGCACAACACTTTTCCAGGAGCATGATTCTCTTTTACATAAACTACATACGAGTGTTGTGAGAAAACGGGGCGGTTGTCATTTACATCCAACAATTCAACAAGTATTATTTTATCACTCGACAATGGGGGCTTTCCAGAATCAGTTGCACGTATCTTTACACTATATTGGCCATTTTCTTCACGGTCGAGCGGCCCTGTCGTCACTAATGAGTAGTGATTAGAGACTGAAGGGTTTAACTTGAAGAGGGATTTGGAAGACACGCTTAATGTAATCTTACCGTTGTCCCCCGAATCTGGATCTCTTGCACTCAACAGTGCAATAACTGTTCCAATTGCGGAGTCTTCTGGAACAGGTGTTGTTAAAGACGTCACAATTATTTCTGGAATGTTGTCGTTAATGTCCGCGATTTTAATTTCTACGCCACAGTGACCATCCATTTTGGGGTTTCCTTTGTCTCTAGCAGTTATGTCAAATCTATGTACAGGGTTAATTTCATGGTCTAAAATTCCTTTGACAATAATAGCTCCAGTAGAAGGTTCAATCTCAAATAGTGATAAAATCAGATCCGCAGTTTGCTCTGCAAAGTAGTATTCGATTTCTCCATTTAGTCCGTCGtctgcatctgctgctttaACGTGCAATATTTCACTCCCAGGTCTGGCATTTTCACTGATATTAGCTTCATATACCAGCCTTTCAAATTGCGGTGCATTATCATTGTTGTCAAGAACTATAACTATAATTTCACATGTGCCCGAGCGCACCGGATCTCCACCATCTACAGCTGTGAGGATAAGATTGTGTACCGGCTGGGTTTCTCGATCAAGAGGCTTTTCAAGCACCAGTTCGGGGATTTTCCTTCCATCCTTGTGGGTTTTAACAGTCAAtttgaaatgatcatttttgCTTATAAGATAAGACCGTACAGAATTAGAGCCCACATCGGGATCCTGTGCACTTTCTAAAGGAAACCGCGCGCCCGGATTTACCAGTTCTGCGATTTGCAATACTTTCTCTTTAGTGTGAAAACTAGGAGAATTGTCGTTGGTATCCTGAATGTCAATTTCGACCCGATGCAGCTGTAGGGGGTTATCTATGACTATTTCCAGAGGCAACAGACATGACGGTCTTTGTCCACACAGATCTTCCCTGTCTATCCTATTAATCACCACTAGTTCTCCCTTCCCCAAGTCCACACTAAAATACTGCTTACCAGCTTCGGAGGTGATCCGCAATTTACGTCGGTACAGTTCAGATACAACCAACCCCATATCTCTGGCTAGATTTCCAACCACTGAGCCCTGTTTCAGTTCCTCCGGGAGACTGTAGCGAGTCTGTCCGTCTATTGTAGTccacaagagaaagaaatgatgcCACCACAAAAACACCTGCCATGCAGGCAATTTGTTCCTCCTTATTGCTCGTTCCATATCTTCTCACGCCAATCTCAATTTCTGAACTGATGTGTGAAGTGTGAAATGTTTATAATCCAATGTAAATGACTCCACGGAGACCGTCATGCTTTGTTTCTGCACATGCATTCCTCCTCTCCTGTGCAGACATTGCAAGGGCTACGACGCTGACGCTACTCGATGAGAGGGAGTAGATCTCTTTGTACAGCTCTGAATTTCATTGGTCGGTAGAGAATACCTATTTTCACCAATGGTAGCATCATACAGCGCATATCAAAGAGTGACGTAAAAATACAATTCATAGAAAGATGATCATGGTTATTATGATATGAAATACAATTTATAATAAGCCCCCAAATCACCCTCGagattattaatatatatatatatatatatatattaaatatgatatgattttttttatataaatgctGTGCATAATAGACGGCTATatatacaattaaaaacatttcttaaTGCCTGATGCTTCTGATTACTCGTAAAATGCTTTGTTTCAAACCAACATTTATCCTCTTGTCTGTTACTGCATGCACGCACATGCCTTTGTGGTTGACAAGGCTCTTCGTTGCCTTCCTGCGGCCAGAGAAAGCAAATGCAGTCTGTACACGTCAGTGCGTCTTCCCAGCTCTCCACAAGCCGCGGATTAATAATACTGTCAGCGGCCAACGTGAAATACCCGTATgaaaagagagggggagtgCAGATGGTGcccccatccctctctctccatttaATGGACCTATTAGCCATGTAGGGTCATGGGTCATTTATAAATGTTTGGTCACCACTTACGATCAAATCATTATTTAAACCATGAACTATATTCATAGAAATATCTCTGCGTTAGAGGCTTTAAAAGCGgacatgcaaaaaaatattaGCGTTCAAAACGCACGAATTGAATGGTGCAAATGCTAAAATAAACCGCAATACCATTTGCAAATGCATATGAAAAATAGACAGCCATACATACATCTGTATAAAACTCCTCCGTTGTAAATGGAAGTGGGCGACAGAGGGAGATGTAGAGAGGCAGTGTGAGAAGCAGcgcgagggagggggagagcgcCTGAGCTGATTTCAGCACCACACGTGTGGACAGCGCCACACAGGCGGCCaacgcctgctgctgcatgcTGCTGCAGAGGCAGACAGCATAGCTGGCCCTCCATGAACTCAGCAGGGGGCCAACAAACCAAATCATGATTTCATTACTACTTTTATGATGCTAATTTTTCAGTATGGAGGAATATAAATAGGAAGTGATCGCCCAGAGAACTAAAATAAGCAATTTCATTTCACTGCGGCATGAAaagaacaacacaacacaaaagacAACCGACtagctttttcacattttctcattaATTAACATACATTGTGCTAGTAtgtatttgaatatattcaaaCCATTATAATAGTAATTGTGGtaaaaaatgttatatatatatatatgggaaaTAAATGAACCAATAGATATTGAGATAttggttcatttattttccatacATATAAAAAATCATAAAAAGCTAGCCAGGACATTTGAACTTGTTTTGAGGTGACGTGTGAATGGCAGTGCCACCGCATCTTCATACATTCATTGTTCCACATGAACAGTTTAATTGAACAGCAGAATTGTATCACCCAAACATCAGATTCAATGACACTGAATGATTGGAAAAACAATAACCTAGGTAAGATGTTAAGCAATATTAAACAAAACGCCGAAATGTTATAGTAAGTCTGTTTAGTTGGTCATTGTTGTGTTAATTCGGTTGTATATTTGTTAAGCTGTAGTGTGTGGTATTGGTCAACTCTATATAGGACATGTATATTCATAGTATTTTTCCACCTCAATAACACATTAAATCATTTCCACTTGTTTAGGCAACTTGGTGAAAAGGAATACCATTTAATACAATAGACTTGTTCAGTTTTATGAGAGGTGTTGATTGAACTCACTTTTGCGGCTGCAGTCTGTGATACTATTGAattatgtattttgtctttttgttataGTCCACCCTATTTATTTGAATGGGgctacaataataaataaatagcagaAACAACCCATCCTCCATGATGATCATGCAGTTTAACCAAAACCTTTACATTACAGTTTCAAACAAAATTTTATATTTTAACTGTCGTAATGATCCATGGAACAGGCAAGTGAGGGTGTGAAGAATGCCTTACAATATACTTCAATCCAAAACACCAACACTACACATTACatcccctttcttttctttaattgaTTTTCACACAATTTCCACTGATAAGTTCACTCATGACGTCCTCTTAACATGCCAGGTTTGTGTCACATTTGTGAATATTTGTTCTGCATTTTCTTAACCCACTGTATTCCAATAGTTTGTTTAACAGCGTGTAAAATCCAAAATACAGTGCTTGACATTATAATCACTGCAACCTCCATTTTAGCATACTATACTTTACCAGCTGGGTCCCTCTGCCAGTACTTTCCTTAAACTTAACATAAGCCTGTTAGTAGGGAGAGCTGTCCAACTAGTTCTTCAAGTGCAAAGTGCCTTGGCTTTGTACATGCTGTAAAACAGCATGTACAAAGCCAAAAGGCTGATTGAAAATAGGCTAAAGTTTAAAAGTTGAACATGTTGTTCACTAAAGGTACTACAGTATTGTTTTCAAATTGGGTTGGTAGGATAAGGACAAGCCagtaagaaaagaaacacagcatATTTTGTTCATAAAGCCACTCACTTTCAATCATCAGGGACGACAGACGTTTTGCGAGGTATGTGAAAAGATATGGTGAAAAGATATGTTGCTTGAGGATAATCTGGTTATCTAACTCAATGCCAGTGTAATGTTTGAACATGTAAAATACACAGTATCTTTTGCTATAGTTTTTTTGAATAACTGCATGATGATCTAGTGTTTGATGATCAGTGTATAAATGATCGGTGCTATTTGTGGAATCATGAACGCTTGAAACACTTTGTGTTTGATGGCTATGAAGATTCAATATGAAAACTTTTTCTTACCTTATTTGGTGAGTCAGGATTTAACAGCAGTTGGGAAGGAGACAGGGACCGCACAAGGCAACAAGAGGGACgcatgaaagagaaaaacaagggaCAAAGCATATCAGTTAGACTGGAAGTCAGCATATACATTTTGGCTTTGGGAAGCAACAAACATACTTACCATGTAGCTCACAACAAATGCGTGTTGTGATTCATGTGGAGATTCATAGAGTTTTGATTGAATAATACATCAGTGCTCACAAAAACACTACTGTGTCTGTGCACAttatttttaagttttaaaaTGTCTACAATGAAGTGTTGAAACTATTGAAATAATTTATACTGTGGCTTATCTTGCAACAAAAAGtattcaaatacaaaataatgacacattcaTTTAACATATAATGCAGTGAGAATTTgagagatttgttttaacaaaagTGAACAGGGATTTGTATATAATCTTCATGTAAAGAATGAACCATTGTGTAGAAGATCAAACTTGCTTAGGATAAACATTGCAATGagagtgtgtttatgtgtcaaCAAAAGAAAcggcgagagacagagagaaagagagaggataGATCtataaataaacattgtttCAGCATTGCTGTCGTTGTGTGTGGGATGATGATAACTATTAGTTGCCTAAAATATATTCAGTCATTCTTTCTGAACCATATTCAACAGCGATGGCTGAATAGTCTATGATATGTTAGATTACTAGTCTAGAAAGTTGGTATATACGACCAACTTGCCCTTCACACAGAAGCATTAACATCCTTTGATACAGTAAAACTATTTTAGTTTAAACCAAAATAATGAAACAACCACCAATGTGTGAATCATAACAAAAACACTGCACTGCTGCACAAAGCCACTACCCCAAAAGCAACAGCAGAGGGCCTCAAGGCGATGCCCTGAGATAAATCCATGCATTATTAATGAGACGAGATTCTTTGCTCTGTAACCCTGTGCTTGTCacagctgatgtgtgtgtgtgcgtgtgtgagattgTCTTTGTGAGAGCACATATAAGCTTCTTAGATAAAGCAAAGCTGCTAgtgttgtttttactttgacTGGTGTGCTGTAActtaaatagaaataataataatactcagGAGCAAATATGAAGTAATAACCTAAACAAACAGATCAAcatgaataaagaaatgaacgacaaaaaaaaagcagtcattttttttcattcaaaaggaGTGAATTTAACAAGAAAGGGGTATTTTAAGCCCATATATTAGTCAATATACATTGGGGCTTTTGAAACAGGGGAAGGCAAAACTAATAGGGAAGCATCCATCAGAACAAATATCCAGAGCAGCCATGTTCACCCTcttcccctcccctttctttatCATTCCTCAACCCAAGTCTGAGGATGCTGCACCTATAAGCACATATAAGCTTCTTAGAAAAAGCAAAGCCGctactgttgtttttactttgacTGGTGCACTGTAACTTAAATAATTCTTTTACACCTTTTGTCACGAGTAAATTTGAAGTAGTAACCTAAATAAACAGGTCAAGATGAAAGAAGAAATGCATGACACATAAAAGctttcatttaaacacacacatcgcttttttcatttaaaagcaaaGAATTCAACAAGAAACTGGACATTTTAAGCCCATAGATTAGTCAATTTACATGGGGGCTATTCAAATAGGGGAAGGCAAAAGTAAAAGGGGAGCATCCATCAGAACAAATATTCAGAGCAGCCATGTTCACCCTCTTCCCCTCCCGTTTCTTTATCAATCCTCAACCCAAGTCTGAGGATGATGCACCTTATTGCCCAAAACAGGGGTGTCTCGTGTCCTCCAACCATCAACACATGCTGTGAGCCATCACGGCTTCAAGGCTGTATCTGCTGCTGATCCCCTGTGGCTTAATGGGAAATGGTACGACCCTGCCCGTGAGTCAGcttgttgctatggcaacacaTCCCACCTCCTTTCCTCCCATCTCACCCTGCATCCTGTGAGTTGGCAATGGTGGCAAAAAAGAGCTACAGAAATAAACATTGACAATAAAAAaggcagaggaagaaagagaaataatgaTCACAGACATTTGTACATTGATAATATGTTGTGcaaacaaaatgtgtgtttgtgacgcCTCATGGTGAATGCCTGATAAGTGATACGTATGATGTAGTTGTTCTTGTCATGAACGAGGATGAAATGACATTGTTCGGTGTATACTTTCTTTTAATAGAGAGGACAAAATGTCCAATACTGAGCaatcctcctctccctttctctctgtctgtttctgtctctgcagcagagTGGTGCAgctggagagggggaggggaaggaTGCAGTAAATGAGACcaggaggaaaaagggagaCTGTTGGAAACCAAGAATGACTGCTGTATGCTGGCTAACCAATTTTAGCTGCAATTTCACACAATGATAGTGACACTAGATCATTTTTTGAAATGGTCATTTCTGCTGCAACGcaataacaaagtaaataaCCAATGTTAAATGTGGAGGTCTTATTATAcaagaatataataatataatgacaATATCCATATATTTAtactatatacaaatatataagaaagaaaagtcatttttcCGAACcaaatttgtgtgtgtttgaatagaAAAATCTAACACACATACAATAAACTGATATCAAAGTTTGACCTTtcacaatatatttttataatttatcTTTTGTGGCTCTGTAGTCTTTCAGACAACACACAACATTGCCAATGCCCTATATTGAATAATTGTAATCCCTAATCCTTCCCTGGGAATCAGCCAGTGCAGAACTCCACAATTCAACCACCGAGACACCAACACAAAATGCAATAAAGTATGCATGTTCTCACAACACACACGTCGGTTTGAACCACTTCATGCAAAGAAAGGTGCACTCAATTAAAGTATGCCTGTACACcattttgttgtaaataaactgCGCTCAAATCTGTTTTTGTCCTCCCATTAATCTGATGCACCAGAGGAACAAAGGACAATTCATTTCTGCACCGTACTATATTATAAATACTATAGTATATTTGCCATCTGTATATGTTTGATCAGGTACTGTATTAATAACTTGTTCTCCATCTGCAGGATCCAGTCAAGTTCCAGTTTATATATACCCTTTTTATCAAGGAGTATAACAGCAGTCCCAGAGACCATCAGTCATCCCATGGagcatttgttttcttattgatGTTTGCAACTGAtcagtgtgttcatgtgtttgtctGCTCTGTGGGAATGAAGTTAGACCCTAAGGTCCCTGTTATCTGGGAAATCTTGtaaaccaaaacaaaataaaaggtaGTAGCGTGAACATTAACCACAtcctcagacacacaaatagttcacacaaatacacaaatagtGTGTGGACAAGCCCCAACGGCGTACACATGGGAACACAGCTGCTCACCAGACAGGCAGGGCACTTAAACAAGAGTAAGGTCCTTAAACCAGGAGCTTCTGTACGTAATTATAGTTCTGTGGTCAACAGGTTCAACAACAGAATGAATGACAACAGCTTCAAGGTAGTTGttttaacaaaagaaagacaaaaacaataacacatcaagttaaaaaacaggttgaaaaATGTAGCTGCATCAAAATATGAGCTTTGCACTATGGAGACTCTGGTCAAAATAATTCATGGTAGTTGAAACAAAATAGATTTAAAAGTTGAAACAGGTAAAGCAGACAAAGAGGCCGATAATGATTACGGACTGCTTCCAGCAGATACAAGAGTTAAGACAATTAACCTACATTACTGCCCTGCACACACGtggctttatttttatttcctctctctctctctctctctctctctctctctgagtgacgGAGCGTGGAGCTGAGAGCGATACTGTTTTCCGTGTGGATATTTCCACTAGTTAATGTGGAGAACCTAGAGAGTTTGTGTGGACTTGGTTTTTAgaggtctgtgtttgtgcagtgcgCGTTTTTTGCGGCTGATCGGCTCGCGCTGGTCGGCGTGCTAAACGCCGCCATGGACCTGACCCgactgacgcggaagcacggcgttaAGGTTCCGCCGGGCTTCCCGTgctcggtggaggactgcagcctggccgtgGGGGAGATGGTCGGTCACGGCAGCGTAAAGTCCGCCGCCCGCATGAACAACGCGGTGGTGATGTTCATAGACAGCGTGGACAAAGCCAacatggtggtggagaaggggaTCGTGGTGAACGAGACGTTCGTGCCCGTCCTGCCTCTCGCCACGCCAGCGACCCGAGTCACGGTCTCTAACGTGCCCCCGTTCATCAGGGACGAGATGTTGACCAGAGAACTGTCGAGACACGGGGTGGTCGTGTCTCCCATTAATAAGGTGTCCTCGGGTCTCAAATCCCCTCTCCTGAGACACGTGGTATCTCACAAGAGGACGCTCTACATGATCCTCAACAAGAAAAACGAGGATCTGAACGTGGTGTTCAAATTAAGGGTGGATGGGTTTGACTATGTGATGTTTGTCAACTCTGACAGCACGAAATGTTACCGGTGTGGCAGAGAGGGACATCTGAGCAGGACATGCCCAGAGAAGACCTCTACTGGTCACAGCCAAGGTGGGCAGGAAAGACAAGAGGGGACAGTTGGGGTCCAACAGGGAGGTGAAACGGGGACAGGTCAAGTCCAGAAGGGTgcagtgagtgaggggggggggcgcagagtccagctggtggagagagggactgaCGGGGTAAATGAAGACAcgggtggggcccagcaggtggggcaggcgagtgacggagtgaatgaaggggtgagtggggcccagcaggtggggcaggcgagtgacggagtgaatgaaggggtgagtggggcccagcaggtggggcaggcgagtgacggagcgaatgaaggggtgagtggggcccagcaggtggggcaggcgagtgacggagcgaatgaaggggtgagtggggcccagcaggtggggcaggcgagtgacggagcgaatgaaggggtgagtggggcccagcaggtggggcaggcgaatgaaggggtgaatgAGAAAGCAGACGAGGTCCAGCTTGCGGGTCAAGGGGGCGTAGGGATGGAAGAAGGGGCGagtggggtccagcaggtgggtCAAGGGAGGCAAGAGGAGCCGGGAACGGGTTTGGGGACCTACATTGAAGGGACCCTGTCCACGGACAGCgacatggacatggagggagaagaagaggcgttAAAAGTCCCCCGCCtgaagagaaagacggagagcagAGGGGGCTCTCAGGCCAAGAAGGGGTCAGGgaacagagaggcagagggagggggggcagcaggagcgGAGTCTTCTGTGGACAGCGTCTCCTCTGGCGGGACGGCCACCAATTGCTACAGCGTGGGGAGGGTGAAACTCTTCCTGAAGACCACAAAGAACATGAAGGGGATtaagctggaggactactttcCGGATATGGAGAAATTCGGTCGTACTGCTCGGGAGGGTGCGAGCAAACGAGGCAGTTCCCGATACAcgcagcaggaggtcttccggCTGCGAAAGATTGTCCAGAAGATCAACAGTGGCAACGAGAGGGCTGCTGGGGACTGAGTGGGGTACCGGCGGAGGTGAGGAGCCAGTGACCAGATGGACTACCAGTTCATCGGCGGAGTGGG
This window contains:
- the LOC120818136 gene encoding protocadherin gamma-C5, which gives rise to MTKTMGYRDWRWQALWWHYFFLLWSTINGQTRYSIPEELKQGSVVGNLAKDLGLGLSEIFDRKLRVSSEAGKQYFSVDAGKGELVVNDRIDRETLCEQSVSCVLPLQVVIDDPLQLFRVEVEILDINDNAPRFPSNYITLEVAESIGLGVRFPLEGAIDPDVGSNSLKSYTLGKDECFNIRVKELAGGRKVPELILAKNLDREKKAVHNLLLTALDGANPVKSGTAQLSIRVLDNNDNVPVFEKTLYKVSISENAADGALIVQTKATDVDEGQNGEIEYSFGAHTLDTVLSVFDIDHISGTIFLKGKLDFENTPNYELDISAKDKGSPRMEGHCTVHVEVLDVNDNAPEIILTSHPKPLREDSPNGTVVALLSARDLDSGFNGKVTLQLPKNCPFSLKASFSQNYALVTSGVLNRENISEYNIEITALDSGSPPLSSKKIIPVSITDVNDNPPKFTQPSYNVYLKENGVPGSILYSVSASDVDFGENAKISYSILDSRVQDVSVSSYVYINSDNGSIYSMHSFDYEKLKVLQIQVQAKDQGSPSLSSNATVHVFILDQNDNAPAVIYPSSAALGSLSHQRMPRSAKAGHLVTKVTAVDADSGHNAWISYKLAEATDASLFAVNMYTGEVRTKRAVSEQDDSSQRLLIEIKDDGEPVQSATATVSILLEDGLHEPILDLRHKLHEPSKKTGRITLYLILSLASVSVLSLLTFLILAVKCVRNSRSSGSCCMGRTDCDDYKNPNRNLQIQLNTDGPIKYVEVLGGDMLSQSQSFRSCMSPMSPMSEYSDFTMIKPSSTTDFNEVISVLDASLPDSTWTFESQQVSKTTT